A stretch of Triticum aestivum cultivar Chinese Spring chromosome 1D, IWGSC CS RefSeq v2.1, whole genome shotgun sequence DNA encodes these proteins:
- the LOC123181658 gene encoding cyclin-P4-1, with product MMTMAAEDQAAVPRVVSILSALLARVAERNDVVAAVERRIRDVEEQQQEEEDQGEDGKETTTTAKKKKAVSAFQGLTKPAISVGGYLERIFRFAGCSPSCYVVAYIYLDRFLRRRPALAVDSFNVHRLLITSVLTAVKFVDDICYNNAYFARVGGISLMEMNYLEVDFLFGIAFDLNVTPAVFASYCAVLQTEMACLEHPPPSIDAVSPTSLLQHCLPDQEVDTAAAATKSGCHRHQQQLTV from the exons atgatgacgatggcggcggaggACCAGGCGGCGGTGCCGCGGGTGGTCTCGATCCTGTCGGCGCTGCTGGCGCGCGTGGCGGAGCGCAACGACGTCGTCGCGGCGGTGGAGCGGCGCATACGGGACGtggaggagcagcagcaggaggaggaggatcaaggagaagacggcaaggagacgacgacgacggcgaagaagaagaaggcggtgTCGGCGTTCCAGGGGCTGACGAAGCCGGCCATCTCCGTCGGCGGCTACCTGGAGCGCATCTTCCGGTTCGCCGGCTGCAGCCCCTCCTGCTACGTGGTGGCCTACATCTACCTCGACCGCttcctgcgccgccgccccgccctcgccGTCGACTCCTTCAACGTCCACCGCCTCCTCATCACCTCCGTCCTCACCGCCGTCAAGTTCGTCGACGACAT ATGCTACAACAACGCCTACTTCGCGAGGGTGGGAGGGATCAGCCTGATGGAGATGAACTACCTGGAGGTGGACTTCCTCTTCGGCATCGCcttcgacctcaacgtcacgcccGCCGTCTTCGCCTCCTACTGCGCCGTGCTGCAGACCGAGATGGCGTGCCTCGAGCACCCGCCGCCCTCCATCGACGCCGTCTCCCCCACCAGCTTGCTGCAGCACTGCTTGCCCGACCAGGAGgtcgacaccgccgccgccgctaccaagTCCGGCTGCCACCGACACCAGCAGCAGCTCACCGTCTGA